The following is a genomic window from Hymenobacter chitinivorans DSM 11115.
TGGATAAGCTCGTGCTGGCTACTTCCATGGCCTCTATCAGCGGCCTGGGCGGGGCGGCTACCAACTGCACGGTTACGGCCAACACCCCCTCGGCAGTAGCCAGCGGCATCGAGGTATACCCCAACCCGGCCCACGACAAGCTCACGGTGGTTTTGGGTGCCAACCCGCTGCAAGTGCGCAGCATCGAGGTGCTGGACGTAACGGGCCGCGTACTTTCGACGGTGGACGTGGGGCCGCAAACTCAGGTGAGCATTGCCCGGGGCCTGCTGCGGCCGGGCATCTACGTGCTACGTTTCCACGGCAGCCAGACCCGCACGCAGCGCATCGTTATCCAGTAATTGTTAGCTACTAATTGCTGACAAAAAAGTCCCTGGCCGCGTGGTCAGGGACTTTTTGTTTGCTAGTTAGACAATACCCCGCCGGTTCCAGGTCTTGGGCAGCTGTGCGCCTACCGGCCGGTGCAGTAGGGCAGGTTTAGTACAGCAGCACCACCAAACTGCGCGCGCCGTGGGCCCCGATTACCAACGACTGCTCAATATCGGCCGTCTTGGACGGGCCGGCCACGAAAGCCCCGTAACCGCCGGTGCCGGGCAGCTGAGCGTAAGCCTGGTGCATGGTGGCCACGATGCGGCGGTGGTCGAGAACCAGCACCAAGTGCTGGGTGACGGTAGGCAGGGCGCGGTGCAACATGTTGGCCTCCGGCAGCCAAACGGCCCCATTCTCGGCCACTCCAATTTCGCCCGGCAGCACGGCCAGGTCCACGTTGGCCAGCACCTGGGTGGGCGTTTGAGCATTCACCGCTACCGAGCTGGCAAACAGGGGTGAGGCTATCCGCTCGGCCTCGGGAAACAGCTGGTGCAGCACGGGCACCAGCTGCTGCGGACTGGCCACCCACACCACCCGGCCCCCAATGCTGCCCAGCACTTGGGTGAACCGTTCCACGGAGGCATCACCGCCAAAGTCCGGGATAGTCGGCAAAGGCGTTTGGGCGGGCTTGTTGGCCTGGGCCGCTGCCAAGATTTTTTCGCGCGAAGAAGACAAGACAGGTAATGTGCTAAGGTGTTGGAATGTGGGGAATGCGCTAACGCTTAATGTGCAAAATGTGGGGAATGTGTCCTTACGGGGCGCAGTCGAAGCCATCCGGCCTCCGAAAGGTGCCGAGCATCCTTCCGTGACAAGTCCTTTCTTGCCTAGCAACGACAAAAGGCTTTCCGGGTAAAAAACGTGACTACCTGCGCAGAGGACGGATTGTTTCGGCGGCGCCTCGCAAGGAAATAAGAACAAAAACTCACCGTCTCACTATCTCACCGTTTCCCGGTACCAGTCGCGGAAGCTTTGCTGGGGGGGCTCGGGCAGCTCCCGGGCTACGGCCCAGGCGTTGAAGGCTGTGGCGTGGGTGAGCTGGTAGGGCAGCAGGCGCAGGCCGGTGCGGGCCATTTTGCCGCCGAGCCCAAAGGCCTTGGGGCTGGCCAGGAAACGACCCATAAACTTCATACTCCACTTCTTGGCGGTCGGAATTTCGCCGGCTTCGGCCAGCACTTGGCGCCACTTGTAGAGCTGGGTGTGAATGTCGATTTTGACCGGGCACACGTCGGTGCAGGAGCCGCAGAGCGTGCTGGCAAAGGGCAACGAGCTGTGCTTTTTCAGGTCGATGTTGGGCGACAGGATGGCCCCGATGGGGCCGGGCACGGTGAAGTCGTAGCTGTGGCCGCCGCTGCGCCGGTACACCGGGCAGGTGTTCATGCAGGCCCCGCACCGAATGCACTTGAGCGAGGCCCGGAAGTCGGGGCGGCCCAGCTGCTGGGTGCGGCCGTTGTCGACGATGACGATGTGCATTTCCCTGCCTTCCGCGGGCTGGGTGTAGTGCGAGGTGTAGGTCGTCACGGGCTGGCCGGTGGCGCTGCGGGCCAGCAGGCGGGTAAATACGCCCAGATCCGTGAGGCGGGGAATCAGCTTTTCGATGCCCATGCTGGCAATGTGCACTTTAGCCAGGTTGACGCCCAGGTCGGCGTTGCCCTCGTTGGTGCAGATAACCACGCCGCCGGTTTCGGCCACGGCAAAGTTGACGCCCGAAATAGCTACTTCGGCGGCCAGAAATTTGGCCCGCAAATGCTGGCGGGCGGCTTCAGTGAGTTGCTGGGGGTCGTGGTTGCCCTTTTCGGTGCCTAAGTGGCGGTGAAACGTGTCGCCGACGTCCTCCTTTTTCAGGTGAATGGCCGGCAGCACCAAGTGGCTGGGGGCTTCCTCGCGCAGCTGAATAATTCGCTCCCCCAGGTCAGTATCAATGACCTCGATGCCGTGCCCAATCAGGTGGGGGTTCAGGTGGCACTCCTCGGTGAGCATGGATTTGCTCTTGACTATGCGGGTAGCGCCGTGCCGGCGGATGAGGTCGAGGACCAGGGCGTTGTGCTCCTGGGCGTCGGCGGCCCAGTGCACGTGCACGCCGTTGCGCCGGGCGGCGGCCTCGAACTGCTGCAGGTACTCATCGAGGCGGCTGAGGGTGTGGTCCTTGATTTGGGAAGCCAGCTCGCGCAGCTGCTGAAACTCGGGCACGGCGTAGACGGCCTTGTCGCGCTTCTGACGCACGAACCACAAGGTTTCGTCGTGCCAGGTGGTGCGCTCGGCATCGGCAACGAAGGTGGCAGCGCGGGCGGAATGGCTCATGTTTAGTTGTTCGTTGTTCGTTGTCAGTTGTTAGTTAGGTTCTGGTTGCTCGTTGTTCGGATTCGTTGAGCCTAACAACTGACAACGAGCAACTAACAACTAATCCCATTGAGGATTTCCACGGCGTGCAGCACCTTCAGCGGGAGCTGGCGGCGGCGGATGAGGCCTTGCAGGTGCATCAGGCAGGACATGTCGCCGCCGGTGAGGACGGTGGTGCCGTTGCGCAGGTGGTCCTGGACGCGGTCCTGGCCCATGCGGGCGGAAATGGCGGCTTCCGAAATGCAGAAGGTGCCCCCGAAGCCGCAGCACTCGTCGTTGCGGTCCAGCTCGGTGAGCTCGATGCCATCGAGGGAAGCGAGCAGGCGGCGCAGTTGGCCGTCGCGCACGGGGGTTATTTCCGATTCGTTGGCTTGATGCAGGCCGCGCTGGCCGTGGCAGCTCAGGTGCAGGCCGACTTTGTGGGGGAAGCGGCCGGGGAGCTCGGTGACGCCGAGGACTTGGGTGATGAAGTCGATGAGGTCGTAGGTGGCGGCGCGGACGTGTTGTACTTCGGGAGTTTGGGCGAGCTTGTCGAAGTGCTGGCGCACGTGGTAGACGCAGCTGCCGGAGGGGGCCACGATGTAGTCGTAGCGGTGGAAGGTGTCGACGAAGTGGCGGTAGATGGGCAGCGCGTCCCGCTCGCAGCCGCTGTTGGCCAGGGGCTGGCCGCAGCAGGTTTGCTGGGCGGGGAAGTGGGCCTGCACGCCGAGCTTTTGCAGGAGCTGCAAGGAGGCTATGCCCACCTGCGGGTAGAACTGGTCGACGTAGCAGGGAATGAAGAGGGCGACGCGCATTGGGGGATTGTTGATTGTTGGGAGTTGATTGTTATTGTTCTGGATTATTGGGTTTATTTATACATGGAAGATGCTGCGCGCCATTTTCGGTTGGGAGATGTCGAAGCATACCGGATCAGCTTTGCATTGAGCAATTGCGTGTGGGATGCTGTAATGTGCTGGAATTATTTGGCGCAGAACACAGTCGGCTCGCAGTTTATCAGGGCTGTCGATAGTGTTTCGGCTAATCTGGCAGAAGGATTTGGGCGCTACGGGAAGAAGGATAAAATCAAATTCTACCGGATAGCACGAGGCTCGCTAATGGAAGCGCTGGACTGGAATGAAAAAGCTAAAGTCCGTCAGTTGTTAACCATTGAGCAATACACGCACATCTTTACTCAACTGCAACTACTACCTAAAAGCATCAATACGCTCATCAAATACACCAATACCAGTTTGAAGGAGTAGGATGATTGATGATTGCTGATTGCTGATTGTTGGGAGTTGATTGTTGCCGTTCAACGATAACAATCAACTCCCAACAATCAGCAATCATCAAGTAAACAGGAGCTGGGTTTTTTTCCAGGCTTCGCCTTGTTCCAGGTGGACCAGGGCGCCGAGGGCGGTGGCTTGGGGGACTTCCAGGGTGCGGATTTCGGCTTTGGGGAAGTTCCAGCTCAGGGTTTGCATGAACAGGGGGTTGCGGGCGAAGCCGCCGTCGACGAAGATGGTTTTCTCGCCCTGCCAGACCAGGTGGATGGATTCGAGCAGGATGTTGATCAGGCCGTGCATGAGGTGCTGGTAGGCATCACTGGCGGTGCGGAAGCCGGAGAGGTCCCAGTCGGCGGCGGGCTGGTCGGGGAAGGGGCCGGTGCCGGCCATGCAGGCGGGCGTGAAGAGGGTGGAGGTTTCGTCGTAGGGGCGGGCCAGCACGATGCTGCGGTAGAAATCGGGCTTGACGTGGAAGTAACTGGCAATGCGTTCCACCTGGTGGTCGTGTTCCCGGCCCAGGAAGACGCGGGAGGCGCGGGTGGCCTGGCCCCGGGGCGTCATAAAGCTGAGGCAGTCGCGGCGCAGCAGCTCGGGGGTGAGGGGCTGGCTGTTGAAGGGGTTGATGGTGACGGACCAGGTGCCGGTGGAAATGAGCACGAAGGGCTCGTCGTTTTCGGCCAGGTAGGGCATCACGGCCGAGGTGCTGTCGTGCAGGCCCACGCCCACCATAATGCCGTCCACGACGGAGGCAATGGAGTCTTTGGTGAGGGGGGCGAGCTTTTCGTCGATGCCTTCGCGCCGCACCCAGTCGTGGTACTGGCGGCGCTGGTAGTCCCAGAGGGCGGTGTGGCAGCCCACGGAGGTGTAGTCGCTGAACTTCTCACCCGTGAGCAGGTAGGAGAGGTAGTTGGGCAAATGCAGGGAGGTATGAATCTGGGCGTAGAGCTCGGGTTTGGCGTATTTGAGCCAGTAGAGCTGCAGGCCCGAGTTGAGCATGCCCAGCCGGGGCGAGCAGGTATCGGCCGCGAATTCGTCGGGCGACTGGCCCAGCGCGGCGTAGAATTGCTGCTGGATGTGCTCGGGAATGGGCTTGAGGTAATTGTAGAGCGGGGCCACGGGCTGACCGTCGGCACCGAGGTGGATGAAGCTGGCCCCGTAGGCGGTGAAGTTGACGCCCTTGACCGAGTAGTGGGGGCTTTGGCGCAAATCCTGCCAGTGGCGGAGCACCCACTCGGTGAGGCGGGGCAGATGGTCACAGTCGAAACCGTCGTCGTCGAGCACGTCGGTGCAGACGTGGAGCTGCTCGTCGATAATCTGCTGGTCTTCGTCGAAGAGGATGAGCTTCTTGTTGGTTTTGCCGATGTCAAAGACGGCGTAAATCGACTTTTTCATGCGCTTTTTCATAGTCCGGTCGATACGCTGCGTTTGCCCCGCTGCTGAATAAGCTGCTCGCGCACCCCGGCGGCGCGGTAGGCCTGCACGGGCTTCAGGGCCCCGCCGCTCTGGCGGTAGGCTTCGGCTACTAAGGGGCGCACGTCGAGCAGAAAGGCGTCGCGCAGGAGTTCCTCGGCCCGGGCCACGTCGTTGGTTTCCTGGGCTTCGTGCAGGGCTTCGCGGTCAACTAAAAGCGCCTTGGCGTAGGCGCCGAGGATGTTTTCCACGGATTGCAGCAGGTCTTCCAGCGGGTCCTTGGTGTTGTGGCTGGCGTCAATCATGTAGGCTACCAGCGGGTTGGTAACCGAGGTGTCGCGGGCGGCGTCGACCAGCTCGTTGAAGATCAAAAAGAGCTGGAAGGGTTTGATGCTGCCGGTGGTGAGGTCGTCGTCACCGTACATGGAGCCGTTGAAGTGGAAGCCGCCCAGGCGGCCGAACTGCTGGAGGCGGCCCACAATCTGCTCGATGTTGGTGTTGGGCAGGTGGTGGCCCAAATCGACGAGTACGTTGGCGTTTTTACCCAGGCTCTGGCACAGCGAGTAGGAAGTGCCCCAGTCGGGAATGACCATGGAGTAGAAGTGGGGCTCGTAGGGCTTGTACTCGATGAGCATCTGCCAGTCGGAGGGCATGGCCTCGTAGATGGCCGCCAACGACTCCTGGGTGCGCAGATACGCGCGGCGCAGGTGCTGCTGGCCGGGGAAGTTGGAGCCGTCGGCCAGCCATACGGTCAGGGTGCGGGCGCCCAGCTGCCGGCCGTAGTTGATGCAGTCGATGTTGTGCTGAATAGCCTGCTGGCGCACGGCCGGCTCGGTATGGCTCAGGGAGCCAAACTTGTAGGAAAACGCCTGGTCTTTCTGGTCCTGGAAGGTGTTGGAATTGACCGAGTCGATGACCAGACCATACTCTTGTTGGAGCTGCTCGAGGCCGGCAATGTCCTGGGGAATATCCCAGGGAATGTGCAGGGAAATGGAGTTGGACGAGCCGTTGAGCTGGTGCAAGAGGCCTACGTCGCCCAGTTTTTCCTCCAGGTTGCGCGGCTCCCCGCCCAAGGGGTAGCGGCCGAAGCGGGTGCCGCCGGTGCCCAGGGCCCAGCTCGGAATAGCCACCTGAAACTTGACCAGCTCCCGCACGACTTCCTGGGCGTCCTGGTTACGCCGACTCAGCAAATCGGCCAGGTACTGGAATTGCAGCTGATGCTCGGCCTGCAAGGGCTGATTGAGGTCGTGGAGGCGTTGGGCGGTGAACATGGGCAGGAGGGGTTGGGGGCTCGACGGATAGAGCTGGGGCTTATCGGGAGCCAGTGGTGGGAACCAGGTTTTAACAGGAGCAAATTAGCCATCTGGGGCTGCTCAAACTGTTCTGAACTCTCCTGCATTCGGGGTTTTATTTTGAACCCGTCTGTCATCCTGAGCAAAGCGAAGGACCTTCCTCACCTAACCCACTGCGGGTTATTCAATGTGAAAAGCCTCATTCTGATTGGCCACCACAGACATCGGTAGGTCGTCGGCTTTAATCCAGGGGCGGGTTTTCTTCATCGTACTCCCGCTCGACCTCTTCAACATAAGGCGACAGAAAAGTGTCGGCCGCCTTGCTGAGTTTCCCGCGCTTTAGAACATACACTTGAAACTCGTTGTGTAAGGCCCGGTCTTCGTCGTCATGGAAGTGCAACAGCCCATAGCTGCCCGTAGACTCCTGGGCGACCCAAGTGAAGATTTCCAGCGGGTAAAAAGGCTGGCCAGGGTGGTTGTGCTGGGCCGTGATGGTAAAGCATTCCATTCCATTGTACACAGTGAGCTGGCACAAGTGGGCAAATCCAGGCCAGATGTTGGTTTGCTCTAAGTAGCTTTTGAACCTGGCTATAAATTCCCGTTGGGGCGCTTCCTCGGAATGATAGTCGCTGTAGCGTAAGGTTATCCAACCGTGTATTTCGACCATATGTGGCTTGCATTTATCAGATGTAAAAGCCCTTTACTGGGTGAGTAGTAAAGGGCTTTGTGCGTTGAATACAGTTTGCCACTCAGGTGAGGAAGGTCCTTCGTTTCGCTTCGCTGCACTCAGGATGACAGACGATTTTGTTCTTTCTACAACGAGCCGCGCCGGATGGTGTAGAACGGGTTTTTGACCTTGCCGCGGTGCTTTTCCAGCAGCTTGGTGGCGGCGGTTTGGCCCATGGCCTCAAAGTCGGTGGTGATGACGGTCATGTTGAGCAGTTCCTTGAGCGGGGTTTCGTTGAAGGAGATGATGCCTACTTCCCGGCCCAGCAGGTAGCTGGTCTGGCGGATTTTCTTGACCAGCTCCACCAGGTCGGTTTCGCGGATGACGACGTAGGCCGTGCCGGTTTCGAGCACCTCGCTCATGGCGTTTTCGACCACGGCGAAGGTCTTGTTGTGAATCAGGCAGAAGGAGCGGAAGCCCCAGGGCAGCTCCTCGGGGTGGTTGGCGTCGGAGGGCAGAATCAGGACCAGGCGGGAGTACTTGTCGAGCAGGTCCTGGGCGTTTTCCAGGGCGTTGAAAATGTCCTTGTCGAAGTCCTGGAACACGCGCAGGCAGTCGTGCTGGAGCTCGGGCACGTCGCGGTCTAGCAGCACCAGTTCCTGGCTTGGAATCGTGTTTAGGATGGCTTGGTAGGTGGCCTTGGGCGTGTCGAGGGTGAAGTGGGGCATCACCACGTAGTAGTTGTACTTGCCCAGGTTCTTCTCGATGATTTCCTGGAACAGGTTCACGTTGTAGTGGTGAATCTGCAAATCGACGGTGGCCTGGTCGCCGAGGGCTTCGAGGAAGGCGTAGTAGATGATTTTCTTGTAGGAGCTCAGCTTGTTGAACACCAGCAGGATTTTGAGCTTGGCCGCGTCGTTGGCCTGCACGTAGTAGCCCTTGCCCTGCACCGAGGTAATAAAGCCCCGCTCGCGCAGCTCGCGGTAGGCTTTTTCCACCGTGTCGCGGGCCAGGTAGTGCTCCACGCTGAGCTCGGAAATAGAAGGGAGCTGGTCGCCGTTGCGTAGGATGCCGCGCTCAATGTCCATGATAACCGACTGCACAATCTGCTTGTACTTCGGGGTTTTATCCTGGGGCTTCAGTTGGAGAGTATACATGCCGGGGGCTGCGTCACGGGAGGTTTCTTTAGTGCCCGAAGCAGCATTCCGACTCCGAAAATCCGAGTTTACTAGCATGACAGGAAAAGAGCGTGGGTGGGAAAGGGAAGGTCATGATAACGGATAAAGCGCGGATTGGCAACGCCCGAACCGGCGCTACTCCGCTGGC
Proteins encoded in this region:
- a CDS encoding LutC/YkgG family protein, whose product is MSSSREKILAAAQANKPAQTPLPTIPDFGGDASVERFTQVLGSIGGRVVWVASPQQLVPVLHQLFPEAERIASPLFASSVAVNAQTPTQVLANVDLAVLPGEIGVAENGAVWLPEANMLHRALPTVTQHLVLVLDHRRIVATMHQAYAQLPGTGGYGAFVAGPSKTADIEQSLVIGAHGARSLVVLLY
- a CDS encoding lactate utilization protein B translates to MSHSARAATFVADAERTTWHDETLWFVRQKRDKAVYAVPEFQQLRELASQIKDHTLSRLDEYLQQFEAAARRNGVHVHWAADAQEHNALVLDLIRRHGATRIVKSKSMLTEECHLNPHLIGHGIEVIDTDLGERIIQLREEAPSHLVLPAIHLKKEDVGDTFHRHLGTEKGNHDPQQLTEAARQHLRAKFLAAEVAISGVNFAVAETGGVVICTNEGNADLGVNLAKVHIASMGIEKLIPRLTDLGVFTRLLARSATGQPVTTYTSHYTQPAEGREMHIVIVDNGRTQQLGRPDFRASLKCIRCGACMNTCPVYRRSGGHSYDFTVPGPIGAILSPNIDLKKHSSLPFASTLCGSCTDVCPVKIDIHTQLYKWRQVLAEAGEIPTAKKWSMKFMGRFLASPKAFGLGGKMARTGLRLLPYQLTHATAFNAWAVARELPEPPQQSFRDWYRETVR
- a CDS encoding (Fe-S)-binding protein codes for the protein MRVALFIPCYVDQFYPQVGIASLQLLQKLGVQAHFPAQQTCCGQPLANSGCERDALPIYRHFVDTFHRYDYIVAPSGSCVYHVRQHFDKLAQTPEVQHVRAATYDLIDFITQVLGVTELPGRFPHKVGLHLSCHGQRGLHQANESEITPVRDGQLRRLLASLDGIELTELDRNDECCGFGGTFCISEAAISARMGQDRVQDHLRNGTTVLTGGDMSCLMHLQGLIRRRQLPLKVLHAVEILNGISC
- a CDS encoding four helix bundle protein: MEDAARHFRLGDVEAYRISFALSNCVWDAVMCWNYLAQNTVGSQFIRAVDSVSANLAEGFGRYGKKDKIKFYRIARGSLMEALDWNEKAKVRQLLTIEQYTHIFTQLQLLPKSINTLIKYTNTSLKE
- a CDS encoding FGGY-family carbohydrate kinase — encoded protein: MKKRMKKSIYAVFDIGKTNKKLILFDEDQQIIDEQLHVCTDVLDDDGFDCDHLPRLTEWVLRHWQDLRQSPHYSVKGVNFTAYGASFIHLGADGQPVAPLYNYLKPIPEHIQQQFYAALGQSPDEFAADTCSPRLGMLNSGLQLYWLKYAKPELYAQIHTSLHLPNYLSYLLTGEKFSDYTSVGCHTALWDYQRRQYHDWVRREGIDEKLAPLTKDSIASVVDGIMVGVGLHDSTSAVMPYLAENDEPFVLISTGTWSVTINPFNSQPLTPELLRRDCLSFMTPRGQATRASRVFLGREHDHQVERIASYFHVKPDFYRSIVLARPYDETSTLFTPACMAGTGPFPDQPAADWDLSGFRTASDAYQHLMHGLINILLESIHLVWQGEKTIFVDGGFARNPLFMQTLSWNFPKAEIRTLEVPQATALGALVHLEQGEAWKKTQLLFT
- a CDS encoding TIM barrel protein, translating into MFTAQRLHDLNQPLQAEHQLQFQYLADLLSRRNQDAQEVVRELVKFQVAIPSWALGTGGTRFGRYPLGGEPRNLEEKLGDVGLLHQLNGSSNSISLHIPWDIPQDIAGLEQLQQEYGLVIDSVNSNTFQDQKDQAFSYKFGSLSHTEPAVRQQAIQHNIDCINYGRQLGARTLTVWLADGSNFPGQQHLRRAYLRTQESLAAIYEAMPSDWQMLIEYKPYEPHFYSMVIPDWGTSYSLCQSLGKNANVLVDLGHHLPNTNIEQIVGRLQQFGRLGGFHFNGSMYGDDDLTTGSIKPFQLFLIFNELVDAARDTSVTNPLVAYMIDASHNTKDPLEDLLQSVENILGAYAKALLVDREALHEAQETNDVARAEELLRDAFLLDVRPLVAEAYRQSGGALKPVQAYRAAGVREQLIQQRGKRSVSTGL
- a CDS encoding Imm7 family immunity protein, coding for MVEIHGWITLRYSDYHSEEAPQREFIARFKSYLEQTNIWPGFAHLCQLTVYNGMECFTITAQHNHPGQPFYPLEIFTWVAQESTGSYGLLHFHDDEDRALHNEFQVYVLKRGKLSKAADTFLSPYVEEVEREYDEENPPLD
- a CDS encoding GntR family transcriptional regulator, with amino-acid sequence MYTLQLKPQDKTPKYKQIVQSVIMDIERGILRNGDQLPSISELSVEHYLARDTVEKAYRELRERGFITSVQGKGYYVQANDAAKLKILLVFNKLSSYKKIIYYAFLEALGDQATVDLQIHHYNVNLFQEIIEKNLGKYNYYVVMPHFTLDTPKATYQAILNTIPSQELVLLDRDVPELQHDCLRVFQDFDKDIFNALENAQDLLDKYSRLVLILPSDANHPEELPWGFRSFCLIHNKTFAVVENAMSEVLETGTAYVVIRETDLVELVKKIRQTSYLLGREVGIISFNETPLKELLNMTVITTDFEAMGQTAATKLLEKHRGKVKNPFYTIRRGSL